Proteins from one Planctomyces sp. SH-PL62 genomic window:
- a CDS encoding GlcG/HbpS family heme-binding protein codes for MPIAALRPLAFCALVSTFAGSFALAQEAKPGEPPLVTRNRVELNLRGAEVILDHAQVKAKSMGLLMNLAVVDAGGHLLAFARMDGARPASGQTALTKAVAAATFRQESGPLPPGGEPNLLLSLSLPAAAAASGGKLTALKGGVPIVVDGQVIGAVGVGGGTGEQDAEVAKAGIQALLDLLKAPDPHAAE; via the coding sequence ATGCCCATCGCCGCCCTGCGCCCGCTCGCGTTCTGCGCCCTCGTCTCGACGTTCGCCGGTTCGTTCGCCCTGGCCCAGGAGGCGAAACCGGGCGAGCCGCCGCTCGTGACCCGCAACCGGGTGGAGCTGAACCTGAGGGGCGCCGAGGTGATTCTGGACCACGCCCAGGTGAAGGCCAAATCCATGGGACTGTTGATGAACCTGGCGGTGGTGGACGCGGGGGGCCACCTGCTGGCCTTCGCCCGCATGGACGGTGCGCGGCCGGCGAGCGGCCAGACCGCGCTGACGAAGGCGGTCGCCGCCGCGACCTTCCGCCAGGAGTCCGGCCCGCTCCCCCCCGGCGGGGAGCCCAACCTGCTGCTCAGCCTGAGCCTGCCGGCGGCGGCGGCGGCCTCGGGGGGCAAGTTGACGGCGCTCAAGGGGGGCGTGCCGATCGTCGTCGACGGCCAGGTGATCGGCGCGGTCGGCGTCGGCGGCGGCACCGGAGAGCAGGACGCCGAGGTGGCGAAGGCCGGCATCCAGGCTCTCCTCGACCTCCTGAAGGCTCCCGACCCGCACGCGGCCGAATAA
- a CDS encoding DUF1501 domain-containing protein, protein MSQRQVRESVGARMSRRGFVQVGGSGLLGMSLPGLLAARRASAAAAGTAAGRAKSVIVILLSGGLGQHDSFDMKPEAPDAIRGEFNPIQTAVPGLHFCEHLPRLAARAQDLAVVRSMSHPEGNHLVATHHVLTGKPSFPRGASDLDRVASRDDFPCYAAVVDHLRDRQEGIPNGVALPLKLIEGPLTWPGQDAGFLGPRNDPWQLRIDPHKPDARDDSLSLPEGLNPERLHRRKHLLTQTAPSVPGDAFVDQQDAAMAMLSNSTVSRALDPGQEDPRLADRYGSHVFGRSLLIARRLVEIGVPVVQATMGIVQTWDTHVGNFPRLKDELLPALDRAVSTLLDDLKARGLLEETLVVMLGEFGRTPRISQLTPGAVPGRDHWPAVFPAVFAGAGVVGGQVIGKSDKLGAYSVTKTFGPPDLAATVYRALGIDPGVEIRDRLGRPLQLCSGDVIDPLYTAVEV, encoded by the coding sequence ATGAGCCAGCGACAGGTTCGGGAATCGGTCGGCGCGCGGATGTCGAGGCGGGGGTTCGTGCAGGTGGGCGGCTCCGGGCTGCTCGGGATGTCTCTCCCCGGCTTGCTCGCGGCGCGCCGGGCCTCGGCGGCGGCGGCCGGAACGGCCGCCGGACGGGCGAAGTCGGTGATCGTGATCCTGCTCAGCGGCGGGCTGGGCCAGCACGACTCGTTCGACATGAAGCCCGAGGCGCCCGACGCCATCCGGGGCGAGTTCAACCCGATCCAGACGGCCGTGCCCGGGCTGCACTTCTGCGAGCACCTGCCGAGGCTCGCGGCCCGCGCCCAGGACCTGGCGGTCGTGCGGTCGATGTCGCACCCCGAGGGGAACCACCTGGTCGCCACCCATCACGTCCTGACCGGGAAGCCCTCCTTCCCGCGAGGGGCGAGCGACCTCGACCGGGTCGCGTCGCGCGACGACTTCCCGTGCTACGCGGCGGTCGTCGACCATCTCCGGGACCGCCAGGAAGGGATTCCGAACGGCGTGGCCCTCCCCTTGAAGCTGATCGAGGGGCCGCTGACGTGGCCCGGCCAGGACGCCGGCTTCCTCGGCCCTCGCAACGACCCCTGGCAGCTTCGGATCGACCCCCACAAGCCCGACGCCCGCGACGACAGCCTGTCGCTCCCCGAAGGACTCAACCCCGAGCGGCTCCATCGCCGCAAGCACCTGCTGACGCAGACCGCCCCCTCGGTCCCCGGCGACGCCTTCGTCGACCAGCAAGACGCGGCCATGGCCATGCTCTCCAACAGCACGGTCTCGCGCGCCCTCGACCCCGGCCAGGAAGACCCTCGACTGGCCGATCGCTACGGCAGCCACGTCTTCGGCCGTTCGCTGCTGATCGCGCGTCGGCTCGTGGAGATCGGCGTCCCGGTCGTCCAGGCGACGATGGGGATCGTCCAGACGTGGGACACCCACGTCGGCAACTTCCCCAGGCTGAAGGACGAGCTGCTCCCGGCCCTCGACCGCGCGGTCTCGACTTTGCTCGACGACCTCAAGGCTCGCGGGCTGCTGGAAGAGACGCTGGTCGTCATGCTCGGCGAGTTCGGCCGGACGCCCCGGATCTCCCAGCTGACCCCGGGCGCGGTCCCGGGCCGCGACCACTGGCCGGCGGTCTTCCCGGCGGTCTTCGCCGGCGCGGGGGTGGTCGGCGGCCAGGTGATCGGCAAGTCGGACAAGCTCGGCGCGTATTCCGTCACCAAGACCTTCGGGCCGCCGGATCTCGCCGCGACCGTCTACCGGGCGCTCGGGATCGACCCGGGGGTGGAAATCCGCGACCGCCTCGGCCGACCGCTCCAGCTCTGCTCGGGCGACGTCATCGACCCGCTCTACACGGCCGTCGAGGTCTGA
- a CDS encoding DUF1501 domain-containing protein, with amino-acid sequence MIRVLGGPKRLCDGLTRRDLLQVGSLGLLGTGLGAGRGGLAAGLAASSTSALPGFGQAKSCILLFLYGSHSQIETFDPKPDAPSQIRGEFGCIPTTVPGLDVCEGLPNLAQVMDKVTVVRSVSHLYPVHGVAYATTGNPVVPLAMELSPRDPAHWPYIGSVVDYIDGERARATGDRPEIPRNLQLPFAFSSQRIGEVARAGPYGGFLGQAYDPICTEFLGAGTRKAQKTLAKLAWDDYELYRGVTPESRFQIGGVGGAGDGVTLDQLDRRRSLLQQLEDARRAATPGSAGADRHRETAYRMLQSPTFRQAFDIDAETWDNRALYGMNLFGQATLTARRLVEAGGRFVSVFWDEYGLAGTGWDTHWDHFPRMKDELLPGLDRTLSGLILDLDRRGMLDETLVVLLSEHGRTPQIGSVQGGGRDHWSRCYSILMAGGGVARGRVVGKSDKIGGDVVDRRVSPKDVLATMYHLLGIDPNTMIQDRLGRPLPLVAEAEVIPEVLA; translated from the coding sequence ATGATCCGAGTCCTCGGCGGTCCCAAGCGGTTGTGCGACGGCCTGACTCGGCGCGATCTTCTCCAGGTGGGCTCGCTGGGCCTGCTCGGGACTGGTCTCGGAGCCGGCCGTGGTGGGCTGGCCGCGGGCCTTGCGGCATCGTCCACGTCGGCCCTGCCGGGGTTCGGCCAGGCGAAGTCGTGCATCCTCCTGTTCCTTTACGGGTCGCACAGCCAGATTGAGACGTTCGATCCCAAGCCCGACGCCCCCTCCCAGATCCGGGGCGAGTTCGGCTGCATCCCAACGACCGTCCCCGGCCTCGACGTCTGCGAGGGGCTGCCGAATCTGGCGCAGGTGATGGACAAGGTCACAGTCGTGCGATCGGTCTCGCACCTCTACCCGGTCCACGGCGTCGCCTACGCGACGACCGGCAATCCGGTGGTCCCGCTGGCGATGGAACTCAGCCCGCGCGACCCGGCGCACTGGCCCTACATCGGCTCGGTCGTCGACTACATCGACGGTGAGCGCGCCCGAGCGACCGGCGATCGTCCCGAGATCCCCCGCAATTTGCAGCTTCCGTTCGCCTTCAGCAGCCAGCGGATCGGCGAGGTCGCCCGCGCCGGCCCGTACGGCGGCTTCCTCGGCCAGGCTTACGACCCGATCTGCACCGAGTTCCTGGGCGCGGGGACTCGGAAGGCGCAGAAGACGCTCGCGAAGCTGGCCTGGGACGATTACGAGTTGTATCGCGGCGTCACCCCGGAGAGTCGCTTCCAGATCGGCGGCGTCGGCGGGGCGGGCGACGGCGTGACCCTGGACCAGCTCGACCGCCGCCGCTCCCTCCTCCAGCAGCTCGAAGACGCGCGCCGCGCGGCGACCCCCGGCTCGGCGGGGGCGGATCGCCACCGGGAGACGGCCTACCGCATGCTCCAGTCGCCCACCTTCCGCCAGGCGTTCGATATCGACGCCGAGACGTGGGACAATCGGGCCCTCTACGGCATGAACCTGTTCGGCCAGGCCACGCTCACGGCCCGTCGGCTGGTCGAGGCCGGCGGCCGGTTCGTCTCGGTCTTCTGGGACGAGTACGGCCTGGCCGGGACCGGCTGGGACACCCACTGGGACCACTTCCCGCGCATGAAGGACGAGCTGCTGCCGGGGCTGGACCGGACCCTCTCCGGCCTGATTCTGGACCTCGACCGTCGCGGGATGCTCGACGAGACCCTGGTGGTGCTGCTGAGCGAGCACGGCCGCACGCCGCAGATCGGCAGCGTGCAGGGCGGGGGCCGCGACCACTGGTCGCGCTGCTACTCGATCCTCATGGCCGGCGGCGGCGTCGCCCGGGGCCGGGTGGTCGGCAAGTCCGACAAGATCGGCGGCGACGTGGTCGATCGCCGCGTCTCCCCGAAGGACGTGCTCGCCACGATGTACCACCTGCTGGGCATCGACCCCAACACGATGATTCAGGACCGCCTGGGCCGCCCCCTGCCGCTCGTCGCCGAGGCCGAGGTCATCCCCGAGGTCCTGGCCTGA
- a CDS encoding response regulator transcription factor, protein MPRLLVVEDQPKLLQSLERGLREEGYEVLTAADGREAYEQAKANVVDAVILDLMLPKRDGMDVLRSLRAEGFSKPVLILTARDEVETRVEGLDSGADDYLVKPFAFVELLARVRALIRRDVLSRDLCFQADDLEMNLVGRSVVRGGVEIDLTRREFELLEFLLRNKNTPVTREMIAREVWKEGTGTLTNTIDVYITLLRKKIEKTDRPTLIHTVRGVGYVLKDVG, encoded by the coding sequence ATGCCCCGCCTGCTCGTCGTCGAAGACCAGCCGAAACTCCTCCAGAGTCTGGAACGCGGCCTGCGCGAGGAGGGGTACGAGGTTCTGACGGCCGCGGACGGCCGGGAGGCCTACGAGCAGGCGAAGGCGAACGTCGTCGACGCGGTGATCCTCGACCTGATGCTCCCGAAGCGCGACGGCATGGACGTCCTCCGCAGCCTCCGCGCCGAGGGCTTCTCCAAGCCGGTCCTGATCCTGACCGCCCGGGACGAGGTCGAGACCCGGGTGGAGGGCCTGGATTCGGGGGCCGACGACTATCTGGTGAAGCCGTTCGCGTTCGTGGAGCTGCTGGCGCGGGTCCGGGCGCTGATCCGCCGCGACGTCCTGTCTCGCGATCTCTGCTTCCAGGCCGACGACCTGGAGATGAACCTCGTCGGCCGCTCGGTCGTCCGCGGCGGCGTCGAGATCGACCTCACCCGCCGCGAGTTCGAGCTGCTGGAGTTCCTGCTCCGCAACAAGAACACCCCCGTCACCCGCGAGATGATCGCCCGCGAGGTCTGGAAGGAGGGGACCGGCACCCTGACGAACACCATCGACGTCTACATCACCCTGCTGCGCAAGAAGATCGAGAAGACGGATCGGCCCACGCTCATCCACACCGTGCGCGGGGTCGGCTACGTCCTGAAGGACGTGGGATGA
- a CDS encoding ATP-binding protein — protein MTRLNIRWRLTLWYGAVLAAVLVIFAVAVDLLMIGLLQSRTDGNLDAQLTVIEGLIGRARDPDELRHDLNLDFASHPVFEMQVTEDGDRSWLRSERIAETGLPMPAVRPSPNGEVVYEDVVIPGFGHGRMLSKAIVTPYASLLVQVALDAEVNAKHLGQLRDVFLSTGPVLLLAALGCGYLLARKALAPVERLAAEADQITATRLDRRLPTPNPDDELGRLARTLNGMIARLERSFGEIQRFTADAAHELRTPLAALRNEAEVTLLAPRDPAEYRRTLESMLEEIEHLTRLTENLLYLCREDALVKPSFEDLRLDLLVRDVTDHMRAVAAAADQSLTLIEPLSGCIVHGDRDQLRRLLFNLIDNSVKYSLADGRIRVGLEFRQEQATLFVEDTGIGIEAEHRPHLFKRFYRVDSARPRTSSATGLGLSICLAVAKAHHGEIDVQSEPGVGTRMTFSLPARAVEPGGRDSAAEVAALE, from the coding sequence ATGACCCGGCTGAACATCCGGTGGCGGCTGACCCTCTGGTACGGGGCCGTGCTGGCGGCGGTCCTGGTCATCTTCGCGGTCGCCGTCGACCTGCTGATGATCGGCCTGCTCCAATCCCGGACCGACGGCAACCTCGACGCCCAGCTCACGGTGATCGAGGGCCTGATCGGCCGGGCCCGGGACCCGGACGAGCTTCGCCACGACCTCAACCTGGACTTCGCCAGCCATCCCGTCTTCGAGATGCAGGTCACCGAGGACGGCGACCGCTCCTGGCTGCGCTCGGAGCGGATCGCCGAGACCGGGCTCCCCATGCCGGCGGTCCGTCCCAGCCCGAACGGCGAGGTGGTCTATGAGGACGTGGTCATCCCCGGCTTCGGCCACGGCCGGATGCTCAGCAAGGCGATCGTCACCCCGTACGCCTCGCTCTTGGTGCAGGTCGCCCTCGACGCCGAGGTGAACGCGAAACACCTGGGACAGCTCCGCGACGTCTTCCTGTCCACCGGGCCGGTCCTCCTGCTCGCCGCCCTGGGCTGCGGCTACCTGCTGGCGCGGAAGGCGCTCGCCCCGGTGGAACGGCTGGCGGCCGAGGCCGACCAGATCACGGCCACGAGGCTCGACCGCCGACTCCCCACCCCCAACCCCGACGACGAGCTCGGGCGGCTGGCCCGGACCCTCAACGGCATGATCGCTCGCCTCGAACGCTCGTTCGGCGAGATCCAGCGGTTCACCGCCGACGCCGCCCACGAACTCCGCACCCCGCTCGCCGCGCTCCGCAACGAGGCCGAGGTCACCCTGCTGGCGCCTCGCGATCCGGCCGAATACCGCCGGACCCTGGAGAGCATGCTCGAGGAGATCGAGCACCTCACCCGGCTGACCGAGAATCTCCTCTACCTCTGCCGCGAGGACGCCCTGGTCAAGCCCTCGTTCGAGGACCTGCGGCTCGACCTCCTGGTCCGCGACGTGACCGACCACATGCGGGCCGTGGCCGCCGCCGCCGACCAGTCGTTGACCCTGATCGAGCCCCTCTCCGGCTGCATCGTCCACGGCGATCGCGACCAGCTCCGCCGGCTGCTCTTCAACCTGATCGACAACTCGGTCAAATACAGCCTGGCCGACGGTCGAATCCGCGTCGGCCTGGAGTTCCGCCAGGAGCAGGCGACCCTGTTCGTCGAGGACACGGGCATCGGGATCGAGGCCGAGCATCGGCCCCACCTCTTCAAGCGGTTCTACCGAGTCGACTCGGCGCGGCCCCGCACGTCGAGCGCCACGGGCCTGGGCCTGTCGATCTGCCTGGCCGTCGCCAAGGCGCACCACGGCGAGATCGACGTCCAGAGCGAGCCGGGGGTCGGCACCCGGATGACCTTCAGCCTCCCCGCGCGGGCCGTCGAGCCCGGCGGCCGAGACTCGGCCGCCGAGGTCGCCGCCCTCGAATGA
- a CDS encoding glycosyltransferase family 2 protein produces the protein MISVVVPVYNEEESLPALDRELDAAFAPLGEVEFVFVDDGSRDGSWRAVVELSARDPRVRGIRFRRNFGKASALTAGFQAARGERVFTLDADLQDDPAEIPRFLERLDAGLDVVSGWKRTRHDPWHKVYPSRIFNALVSNLTGCRLHDHNCGFKAYRAEVLREVGIYGELHRFVPALAFAKGFRVGEIEVNHRRREFGKSKYGFARFLKGLLDLFTVVFLTRFRQRPLHVIGASGLMLSSLGVAGMLYLIFVWFANFWQSDPHPIGTRPLLFYSMAMLLVGAQLFSLGFLAELVTSYGIRADDTYSIAETLRPGGPPSRADRDVAAVEPAPPPPPSQPEA, from the coding sequence ATGATCAGCGTCGTGGTCCCGGTCTACAATGAGGAAGAGAGCCTCCCCGCCCTGGACCGCGAGCTGGACGCCGCCTTCGCGCCGCTGGGCGAGGTCGAGTTCGTCTTCGTGGACGACGGCAGTCGGGACGGATCGTGGCGGGCCGTCGTCGAACTCTCAGCTCGTGATCCCCGCGTCCGGGGGATCCGCTTCCGCCGCAATTTCGGCAAGGCGTCGGCCCTGACGGCCGGCTTCCAGGCGGCGCGCGGCGAGCGGGTCTTCACGCTCGACGCCGACCTCCAGGACGACCCGGCGGAGATCCCCCGGTTCCTGGAACGGCTGGACGCCGGGCTCGACGTGGTCAGCGGCTGGAAGCGGACCCGGCACGACCCCTGGCACAAGGTCTACCCCAGCCGGATCTTCAACGCCCTGGTCAGCAACCTGACCGGCTGCCGGCTGCACGACCACAACTGCGGCTTCAAGGCCTACCGGGCCGAGGTGCTCCGGGAGGTCGGCATCTACGGCGAGCTGCACCGGTTCGTGCCCGCCCTGGCGTTCGCCAAGGGCTTCCGGGTCGGCGAGATCGAGGTCAACCATCGCCGTCGCGAGTTCGGGAAGTCGAAGTACGGGTTCGCCCGGTTCCTCAAGGGGCTGCTGGACCTGTTCACGGTCGTCTTCCTGACGCGGTTCCGCCAGCGCCCGCTGCACGTCATCGGGGCCTCGGGGCTAATGCTCTCCAGCCTGGGCGTGGCGGGGATGCTCTACCTGATCTTCGTCTGGTTCGCCAACTTCTGGCAGTCGGACCCGCACCCGATCGGCACCCGCCCCCTGCTCTTCTACTCGATGGCCATGCTCCTCGTGGGGGCGCAGCTCTTCAGCCTGGGATTCCTGGCCGAGCTGGTGACCTCCTACGGGATCCGCGCGGACGACACCTACAGCATCGCCGAGACTCTCCGTCCCGGCGGCCCACCGAGCCGAGCGGACCGCGACGTGGCGGCCGTCGAGCCCGCCCCGCCCCCGCCCCCCTCGCAACCGGAAGCGTGA
- a CDS encoding lysylphosphatidylglycerol synthase domain-containing protein, with amino-acid sequence MNSTPTSRPIGWRKPAIRALKAAVAVLVFWGVGRHVARTWDDLARGGASLRVEPGWLAFSGLSYLVGLAFCGAFYRDVLAASPTPIGLFPALRAYLISHLGKYVPGKAVVVVMRAALSTPYGARASTSAVATFYETLVMMASGALIAAVLFAAGGDSPVVDLGREVLGVREIRAFTLFAMIAGGLAAAFLVVVAPPVFLRLAGTFTRKVPGVGEAALSKFTWGLMARGLVLTGVSWGFLGLSQAAAARGLSGMGGPGLDLAATIPVAVASVALATVAGFVVAVAPGGLGVRESVLMYALGPAFGPGLAVASALVLRLVWVAAEVIAALVLGPLGRPAKPRGEAVAAAEVLQESVPMSEAP; translated from the coding sequence GTGAACTCCACCCCCACCTCGAGACCGATCGGCTGGCGCAAGCCGGCGATCCGCGCGCTCAAGGCGGCGGTGGCGGTCCTCGTCTTCTGGGGGGTCGGCCGGCATGTCGCCCGGACGTGGGACGACCTGGCGCGCGGCGGGGCCTCGTTGCGGGTGGAGCCGGGCTGGCTGGCCTTTTCGGGCCTATCGTACCTGGTCGGCCTGGCCTTCTGCGGGGCGTTCTACCGCGACGTACTGGCGGCGAGCCCGACGCCGATCGGCCTCTTCCCCGCGCTGCGGGCGTACCTGATCAGCCACCTGGGCAAGTACGTGCCGGGCAAGGCCGTGGTCGTGGTGATGCGGGCCGCGCTGTCGACGCCGTACGGGGCGAGGGCCTCGACCTCGGCGGTGGCGACGTTCTATGAGACCCTGGTGATGATGGCGTCGGGAGCCCTGATCGCGGCCGTCCTGTTCGCGGCCGGCGGCGACTCGCCGGTCGTCGACCTGGGCCGTGAGGTGCTAGGCGTGCGCGAAATCCGCGCGTTCACCCTCTTCGCGATGATCGCCGGGGGCCTGGCGGCGGCGTTCCTGGTCGTGGTCGCTCCCCCGGTCTTCCTCCGACTCGCGGGGACGTTCACCCGCAAGGTCCCGGGGGTGGGGGAGGCCGCGCTCTCGAAGTTCACCTGGGGCCTGATGGCGCGGGGCCTGGTTCTGACGGGCGTCTCGTGGGGGTTCCTGGGCCTGAGCCAGGCGGCCGCGGCGCGGGGGTTGTCGGGGATGGGTGGGCCGGGCCTGGACCTGGCGGCCACGATCCCGGTGGCGGTGGCGAGCGTGGCCCTGGCGACGGTGGCCGGGTTCGTGGTGGCCGTGGCGCCGGGAGGGCTCGGCGTGCGTGAGAGCGTGCTGATGTACGCCCTGGGGCCGGCGTTCGGCCCGGGGCTGGCCGTGGCCTCCGCGCTGGTCTTGCGGCTGGTCTGGGTCGCCGCGGAGGTGATTGCCGCCCTGGTCCTCGGCCCCCTGGGAAGGCCCGCGAAGCCGAGGGGCGAGGCGGTGGCCGCCGCCGAAGTCTTGCAGGAGTCCGTCCCGATGTCGGAAGCGCCATGA
- a CDS encoding SIS domain-containing protein gives MHSWLSRYIEAQHRALDSIPLEAVERVVATVRRAWEEDRQIFVVGNGGNAASASHFATDLGKGASDALGRRFRVITLADNVAWLTAIGNDYRFEDVFLRPLENYARPGDVLIASSVSGNSPNLVRAMEWARDMDLRTIAFVGAKKGGLAALAEQTIVVADTHYGRVEDVQMTLYHLICYAFMETEKETA, from the coding sequence ATGCATTCCTGGCTGTCGCGTTACATCGAGGCCCAGCACCGGGCCCTGGATTCGATCCCCCTGGAGGCCGTCGAACGCGTCGTCGCCACGGTGCGCCGGGCCTGGGAGGAGGATCGCCAGATCTTCGTCGTCGGCAACGGCGGCAACGCCGCCAGCGCCTCGCACTTCGCGACCGACCTGGGCAAGGGCGCCAGCGACGCCTTGGGCCGCCGGTTCCGGGTGATCACCCTGGCCGACAACGTCGCCTGGCTTACGGCGATCGGCAACGACTACCGCTTCGAGGACGTCTTCCTCCGCCCGCTGGAGAATTACGCCCGGCCCGGCGACGTCTTGATCGCCAGCAGCGTCAGCGGTAATTCGCCGAACCTCGTCCGCGCGATGGAATGGGCCCGCGACATGGACCTGCGGACCATCGCCTTCGTCGGCGCCAAGAAGGGCGGGCTCGCCGCGCTCGCCGAGCAGACCATCGTCGTGGCCGACACCCACTACGGCCGCGTCGAGGACGTGCAGATGACCCTCTACCACCTGATCTGCTACGCGTTCATGGAAACGGAAAAGGAGACGGCGTGA
- a CDS encoding HAD family hydrolase, producing MTPASPTFEGEVVLLPTFAPRPAISRVLFDFDGTLSLVRQGWPDVMVPMFVEMLPALDGESDEDRRRMAFEDIMHLNGKQTIYQMIRLAERIRERGGHPHDPLWYKHEYLRRLDDRISHRLEGLKDGSVRPDELLVHGSRELLDDLARRGLTLYLASGTDEPFVRREAELLDVARYFGPHIYGAQDDYKSFSKKMVIERILRENAIRGEELLAFGDGYVEIENTKEAGGLAVAVASDEADNGSGRMDAWKRERLTGVGADVVIPDYRDAKPLLELILGS from the coding sequence GTGACGCCCGCGAGCCCGACCTTCGAAGGTGAAGTCGTCCTGCTGCCGACGTTCGCCCCCCGACCGGCGATCAGCCGCGTCCTGTTCGACTTCGACGGCACGCTCTCCCTGGTCCGCCAGGGCTGGCCCGACGTCATGGTCCCCATGTTCGTCGAGATGCTCCCCGCGCTCGACGGCGAGTCCGACGAGGACCGCCGCCGGATGGCGTTCGAGGACATCATGCACCTCAACGGCAAGCAGACCATCTACCAGATGATCCGGCTCGCCGAGCGGATCCGCGAGCGCGGCGGCCATCCCCACGACCCCCTCTGGTACAAGCACGAATACCTCCGACGCCTCGACGACCGGATCTCCCACCGGCTCGAAGGGCTCAAGGACGGTTCGGTCCGGCCCGACGAACTCCTCGTCCACGGCTCCCGGGAACTGCTCGACGACCTGGCCCGCCGCGGACTGACCCTCTACCTCGCCAGCGGCACCGACGAGCCGTTCGTGAGGCGCGAGGCCGAGCTCCTCGACGTCGCCCGCTACTTCGGCCCCCACATCTACGGCGCCCAGGACGACTACAAGTCCTTCTCGAAGAAGATGGTCATCGAGCGGATCCTCCGCGAGAACGCGATCCGGGGCGAGGAGCTGCTCGCCTTCGGCGACGGCTACGTCGAGATCGAGAACACCAAGGAGGCCGGCGGCCTGGCCGTGGCCGTCGCCAGCGACGAGGCCGACAACGGCTCGGGCCGCATGGACGCCTGGAAGCGCGAACGGCTCACCGGCGTCGGCGCCGACGTCGTCATCCCCGACTACCGCGACGCGAAGCCCCTCCTGGAGCTGATCCTGGGATCATGA
- a CDS encoding bifunctional heptose 7-phosphate kinase/heptose 1-phosphate adenyltransferase: MTPERFRDVVSLYQGLRIAVVGDFCLDRYLEIDPDRAEVSIETGLPVYNVVNVRAQPGGAGTVLNNLAALGVGRIEVVGFRGADGEGYELQRELELYPSVSTEHLLTAHDRRTFTYCKPLVVRPGAIPVELNRLDSKNWTPTPKLLELRLVESLRAVAARCHAIVVLEQVDAAETGVVTRGLLEAIDALTDEHPRLLFLADSRRGLRDWPGVGLKMNAAELAAMLDRPSVETPDDAKRAAGELARGSGRPVFVTLAEHGIVAAGPEGEVVHVPALPVRGPIDVVGAGDSVTANLTAALAAGASLREAVELAVVASSVVVHQVGTTGVATVDDLASLLDRIPAA; encoded by the coding sequence ATGACTCCGGAGCGCTTCCGAGACGTCGTCTCTCTATATCAGGGGCTCCGCATCGCCGTCGTCGGCGATTTCTGCCTCGATCGTTATCTCGAGATCGACCCCGACCGCGCCGAGGTTTCCATCGAGACGGGCCTGCCGGTCTACAACGTCGTCAACGTCCGGGCCCAGCCGGGGGGGGCCGGGACGGTCCTCAACAACCTGGCCGCCCTGGGCGTGGGCCGCATCGAGGTGGTCGGGTTTCGCGGGGCCGACGGCGAGGGCTACGAACTCCAGCGCGAGCTCGAATTGTATCCCAGCGTTTCGACCGAGCACCTGCTCACGGCCCACGACCGTCGGACGTTCACCTACTGCAAGCCCCTGGTCGTCCGCCCCGGCGCGATCCCCGTCGAGCTGAACCGCCTGGACTCCAAGAACTGGACCCCCACGCCGAAGCTGCTGGAGCTTCGCCTGGTCGAGAGCCTGCGGGCGGTCGCCGCGCGGTGCCACGCGATCGTCGTGCTGGAGCAGGTCGACGCCGCCGAGACCGGCGTGGTGACGCGTGGACTCCTGGAGGCGATCGACGCCCTGACCGACGAACATCCCCGGCTCCTGTTCCTGGCCGACTCCCGCCGGGGCCTGCGCGACTGGCCCGGAGTGGGCCTGAAGATGAACGCGGCCGAGCTGGCGGCGATGCTCGACCGCCCGAGCGTCGAGACGCCCGACGACGCCAAACGCGCCGCGGGCGAACTGGCGAGGGGCTCGGGCCGACCCGTGTTCGTCACGCTGGCCGAGCATGGGATCGTCGCGGCCGGGCCCGAAGGGGAGGTCGTCCACGTCCCCGCCTTGCCCGTCCGCGGGCCGATCGACGTCGTCGGCGCGGGGGACTCGGTCACGGCCAACCTGACCGCGGCGCTGGCGGCCGGGGCGTCGCTCCGCGAGGCCGTCGAACTGGCGGTCGTCGCCTCGTCGGTCGTCGTCCATCAGGTCGGCACGACGGGCGTCGCGACGGTCGACGATCTCGCCTCGCTGCTGGATCGGATCCCCGCGGCATGA
- a CDS encoding peptide chain release factor family protein, with protein sequence MSGHPAAMDPDRLAAECDFKTTRRSGPGGQNRNKVETAVILTHRPTGIAAEAAERRTQGENRRQALFRLRLRLALEIRTPAEPAPSPLWASRLRGGRIVVSPEHDDFPALLAEALDVLASLDDDVKAAATALGCSATQLVKLLAAEPRALTQINARRTSRGLHPLR encoded by the coding sequence ATGAGCGGCCATCCCGCCGCGATGGACCCCGACCGGCTCGCCGCCGAGTGCGACTTCAAGACGACCCGGCGGTCGGGTCCCGGCGGCCAGAACCGCAACAAGGTGGAGACGGCCGTCATCCTCACCCACCGGCCGACCGGCATCGCCGCCGAGGCCGCCGAGCGCCGGACCCAGGGCGAGAACCGCCGCCAAGCCCTCTTCCGACTCCGCCTCAGGCTGGCCCTCGAAATCCGAACTCCCGCCGAGCCCGCCCCCAGCCCACTCTGGGCGTCCCGCCTGCGCGGAGGCCGGATCGTCGTCAGCCCCGAGCACGACGACTTCCCGGCGCTCCTGGCCGAAGCCCTCGACGTCCTGGCGAGCCTCGACGACGACGTCAAAGCCGCCGCGACGGCCCTCGGCTGCTCCGCGACCCAGCTGGTCAAGCTGCTTGCCGCCGAGCCCCGCGCCCTGACGCAAATCAACGCCCGGCGCACCTCTCGGGGCCTGCATCCCCTCCGCTGA